The Arachis hypogaea cultivar Tifrunner chromosome 14, arahy.Tifrunner.gnm2.J5K5, whole genome shotgun sequence genome has a segment encoding these proteins:
- the LOC112743587 gene encoding uncharacterized protein isoform X1, whose translation MSWHHRVWMYDRLNPTRGGIKPEFYDKVEEFIETISKLDVVKSEEKCRCPCVKCRCTNYKELNIIKMHLWEKGFMPNYWIWTEHGEIDDIGINQTGFNNCGEGGSGSGANVEECDMYDISWEDNSRRYHEMVFDSIGPEDPHVEAKNFFDLLEAAQKPLWEGCVHSQLSIAVRMLCIKAEGNQSQESFKQWATLIREIAPEGSAIPRDYYEAKKLVQKLGLKAIKIDCCSNNCMLYRKDDAALTSCKFCEAPRFKPISDGGCKSKRVPVRRMHYLPLIPRLRRLYASMSSAPHMTWHIKNQRDDGVMTHPSHGEAWKSFDRIHSDFALEPRNIRLGLCSDGFTPNIQFSKPYSCWPVIVIPYNLPPGMCMKDPYLFLTCLIPGPNNPKANIDVFLGPLIDELNELWNPGVLTYDIVEKKNFILKAALMWTINDFPAYGMLSGWMTQGRLSCPICMEDTKSFTLSHGGKASWFDCHRRFLPTNHPYRRNKNDFRKNKIESEEAPTRLSGLEIWQRVKGLGKISDNRKWIKSREYGITHNWTKQSVLSYLIGRIT comes from the coding sequence ATGTCTTGGCACCATCGAGTGTGGATGTATGATAGGTTGAATCCAACAAGAGGGGGTATTAAACCTGAGTTTTAtgacaaggttgaggagtttatagAAACAATTAGTAAGTTAGATGTTGTGAAGTCGGAAGAAAAGTGTAGATGCCCATGCGTTAAGTGTAGATGCACAAATTATAAAGAGCTGAACATTATTAAGATGCATTTGTGGGAAAAGGGGTTTATGCCAAATTATTGGATTTGGACAGAACATGGAGAGATTGATGACATAGGGATTAATCAGACGGGATTCAATAATTGTGGGGAAGGTGGTTCAGGAAGTGGTGCAAATGTGGAAGAATGTGATATGTATGACATTAGCTGGGAAGACAACTCCAGAAGGTATCATGAAATGGTTTTCGATTCTATTGGTCCAGAGGATCCTCATGTAGAGGCTAAAAACTTTTTTGATCTTCTTGAGGCAGCTCAAAAGCCTTTGTGGGAAGGTTGTGTGCACTCTCAACTATCGATAGCTGTTAGAATGCTATGCATTAAGGCCGAGGGAAATCAATCACAGGAGTCATTTAAGCAGTGGGCCACCTTAATTAGAGAAATTGCTCCTGAGGGTAGTGCCATACCTAGGGATTACTATGAGGCTAAGAAGTTAGTGCAAAAGCTTGGATTGAAGGCAATCAAAATAGATTGTTGCTCAAACAATTGCATGTTGTATCGAAAAGACGATGCTGCTCTAACTAGTTGCAAGTTTTGTGAAGCACCTAGATTCAAGCCTATTTCCGATGGTGGTTGTAAGTCCAAGAGAGTTCCTGTTAGACGGATGCACTACCTACCCTTAATCCCTAGACTTCGAAGGCTTTATGCGTCAATGAGTTCAGCTCCGCACATGACGTGGCATATAAAAAACCAACGTGATGATGGCGTGATGACCCATCCGTCACATGGGGAGGCATGGAAAAGCTTTGACCGTATCCACTCTGATTTTGCTTTGGAGCCTAGAAACATTAGGTTAGGTCTTTGCTCTGATGGGTTTACCCCAAATATCCAATTTAGCAAGCCTTATTCTTGTTGGCCCGTAATTGTAATTCCATACAATCTACCTCCTGGAATGTGTATGAAAGATCCTTATTTGTTCTTGACTTGCTTAATACCTGGTCCTAATAACCCTAAAGCCAACATTGATGTATTCTTGGGACCCTTGATTGACGAATTAAATGAGTTGTGGAATCCTGGTGTTTTGACGTATGATATTGTAGAAAAGAAGAATTTCATCTTAAAGGCAGCATTGATGTGGACTATCAATGATTTCCCGGCTTATGGGATGTTGTCTGGGTGGATGACACAAGGAAGATTGTCATGTCCTATTTGCATGGAGGATACCAAGTCTTTTACACTATCACATGGAGGCAAGGCATCATGGTTTGATTGTCATCGGAGGTTTTTGCCGACAAACCACCCTTATAGGCGCAATAAGAATGACTTCAGGAAGAATAAAATAGAAAGTGAAGAGGCTCCTACCAGATTAAGTGGTTTGGAGATTTGGCAAAGGGTTAAAGGACTTGGGAAGATATCAGATAATAGAAAGTGGATTAAATCGCGAGAGTATGGTATTACTCACAATTGGACTAAGCAAAGTGTGTTGAGTTACCTTATTGGAAGGATAACCTGA
- the LOC112743587 gene encoding uncharacterized protein isoform X2, producing MAPRVKGKGVKGHRSSRTTAAAAISTTSTSSGTSVVPDFQSGSLSQQPYLMVPNPGYTGLPPPSWPTPGCMGPPPPPPPPISIPPPLCNSNLLVDSETPRSSSTSPPSETASVPNSVTKERLVPDGKTSWLPFPHGSQKITEIIKKRYDKPYKKFGDVPLPTKKLWFKEWKSHFLIDDDDDEFFWRAFKYRTSKRFSQMMSDIREGVDTTHEWLIPAYKKVLERYWETNEKWKNIRKKARENRASLLGGSVHCGGSIPLSSTIERMKKQLGRTPTHEEVFKETHTLKSDKSKWVDKRSQDTHEKFIKKLAEVQAQHAEAQAQGMELQPIDEDLIWEEVCGGKKKNRVYEKGSFFSSSIKSGTTSANSVSGRAPRNQNSVPDLREQIHNLNEELFQRVTQQTDERISKLLDTRLAPLEKTQKKLEKLERAIGKAKKEKLKQKRWNEAYVSYYEKVRASSSSSAVPLPPPPPPPSMSSDEGYDDDEDEDDTEDYS from the exons ATGGCTCCTCGGGTCAAGGGTAAAGGTGTCAAGGGTCATAGAAGTTCTCGCACCACTGCCGCAGCCGCTATTTCAACCACCTCCACCTCTTCTGGGACTTCGGTTGTGCCAGATTTTCAGTCAGGATCACTTAGCCAGCAACCGTATTTGATGGTACCTAATCCAGGCTACACGGGTCTTCCTCCACCAAGTTGGCCTACTCCAGGATGTATGGGTCCCCCTCCTCCACCCCCTCCTCCAATTTCGATTCCTCCTCCGCTTTGCAATTCCAATCTATTAGTTGATTCAGAGACACCTAGAAGCTCTAGTACATCTCCTCCATCAGAGACTGCATCGGTTCCTAATAGTGTCACAAAAGAAAGATTGGTTCCCGATGGAAAAACAAG TTGGTTACCTTTCCCTCATGGTTCTCAGAAGATTACAGAGATCATCAAGAAACGATATGATAAACCGTACAAAAAGTTTGGAGATGTCCCTCTTCCGACAAAGAAGCTTTGGTTTAAGGAGTGGAAG AGCCACTTtcttattgatgatgatgatgatgagtttttCTGGAGGGCTTTCAAGTATAGGACAAGTAAGCGATTTAGCCAAATGATGTCAGATATCCGTGAGGGTGTGGATACAACCCACGAATGGCTAATTCCTGCTTACAAAAAGGTATTGGAAAGGTATTGGGAAACAAATGAGAAATGGAAAAATATAAGGAAAAAAGCAAGAGAGAATCGAGCGTCACTCTTAGGTGGTTCTGTCCATTGCGGTGGTTCTATTCCATTGAGCTCAACTATAGAGAGGATG AAGAAGCAGTTGGGCCGTACACCAACCCACGAGGAGGTCTTCAAAGAAACCCACACACTTAAAAGTGACAAGTCTAAATGGGTGGACAAGCGCTCTCAAGACACTCAT GAGAAGTTTATAAAAAAGTTGGCAGAAGTTCAGGCTCAACATGCCGAGGCTCAAGCACAGGGAATGGAGCTACAACCAATTGATGAAGACTTGATTTGGGAGGAAGTGTGTGGTGGGAAAAAGAAGAATCGAGTTTACGAAAAAGGGTCATTCTTTTCTAGCTCTATCAAGTCTGGAACCACTTCTGCCAATTCTGTATCTGGAAGAGCACCAAGAAATCAAAATTCTGTTCCTGATTTGCGAGAACAGATTCATAATCTCAATGAAGAGCTTTTTCAGCGTGTTACTCAACAAACAGATGAGCGTATTAGTAAGTTGTTAGATACACGCTTGGctcctttggaaaagactcaaaagaaattagaaaagttAGAACGGGCAATTGGAAAGGCCAAAAAGGAAAAGCTGAAACAGAAGAGATGGAATGAGGCTTATGTTAGCTATTATGAGAAGGTTAGAGCGTCAAGTAGTTCTAGTGCAGTTCCACTACCACCGCCACCGCCGCCACCCTCAATGTCTTCGGATGAGggctatgatgatgatgaggatgaagatgacactgaagactatagctga